The Cellulophaga lytica DSM 7489 nucleotide sequence TAACTTATAAATGCATTTGTTCTTTTTCCTTGATACCAAAGAGAATAAGATAATCCTATAGTAAAACGATCATAGCATAAGTCTCTATCTGTACCAAGCAAATAACATTCTTTTTGAGTTTCGTTTGCATCAAAGGAAAAATTGTCTAAATGTTTGTGTTTTTCGTAAAAAGTAAAACCTGCTCTAGCAAATAATTCATCTAAAATACTGCGCTGATTCTCTAGCCAATCTAAATAATTATTATACATATCAAATCGGTGCAAACCCAGTTTTACCTATTCCAAGATTTGGAATTTTTTCACGCATTACAGAGAGTACCCTATTATACTCTTCATCACTCCAGTTAAACTCATTCAAAATTTTTAAGGCTTCATTCCTTGTTCCTCGTACAAACTTTCCTTTATCTTTATGAAACGGTTGTATAATGAAGCGTTTTATGCCAGTAGCTAATAAATCATCAGCAAATTGAACAGGATTTTCTATAGGTAGTAATGGTGTCATAGTGATACAAGATTGTATACCTGCATTGTGCATCTCTGTAATAGCTTTAATTCTTTGTTTATTTCCAGTACAAAAAGGCTCAAAAACTTTCCTTACCTTTTCACTATCAGTGGTTACAGTCATATTTACTTGAAGTGTTTCATACTTTTGCAATAAATCAATATCTCTAGTAACTAGTGCACTCCTAGTTTGAATTACCAATCGCACTTTATGAAAATCAAGAAGCTCTTTCAAAATAGACCTCGTTAACTCCAGTTCTTTTTCTACAGGTTGGTAAGGATCAGTAACACTACTTAAATAGATAGTTTTATCAATTAAAGGTCGTTTTCGTTTCTTTTTCAGTAATGAAAGAGCGTTTTCTTTTACAGTAAGCCAGTCACCCCAACCATCCATTTTCTCTTTATTTCTTGAGAAGAAAGCTGCATAACAATAGGTGCAGCCAAACGAACATCCAGAGTAAGGGTTTAAGGTATAATCATAATCAGCCATAAAACCAGAAGCTGGAGTTAAGATGGAACTTGCAGCCTTGTACTCAATAGCTGTTTTGCCAAGTTTTTCTCGTTTTACTTCCTCTTCACTAAATAAATTTAATTGATCCATTTACTATCTCTTATACTTTAAATATGTACTACCTGCGATGGGTGGTACAGATTTTGAAATCTTAAATTTTAGTTCAACAAAATACTAATATTTTCGTACATAATCCTTAAATTGTCCAATATTTGTCAAGTCTTTTAATGAAAACTTTACTAAGATGATAGGTGAACGCATACGAACGCTGAGAGAAGCTAATGATATCCTACTTCGACAGCTTGCAGCTAAGCTGGATATGGATCAAGCATTATTAAGTAAGATGGAACGCGGCGAGCGTTCGTTTAGAAAAGAAGATATAGATGCACTTGCAAAAATCTTTAAACAATCTAAAAAAGAACTGCTAACGCTATGGCTTGCAGATAAGATTTTAAAGACAGTAGGCAGTGAAAAGTTCTCTAAGGAAGCATTGAGACTTGCGATTGAAAATGTTTAACGACCAATAACGTATAATTTGAACAACGATACACTAACCCAACAAACCAAAAAAGTTACTCCAGGCATAAGGATTAGCTTACGAGGAGAAGATTTTATTGTTACAAATCGGGAGCGCGACATTATTGATGTTGAAGGAATATCTGAATTGGTCTATGGTCAAAGCTTTAAGTTTGATTTGCGATTAGAAAAAAACTATAAAGTAATCAAGCCAGAAGAAACCGAACTAAAAGCAGACACATCGGCTCATTATAGGCAGACTAAACTGTTTTTAGAGACTACTTTTAGAAATTCGTCTCATTACTCAGAACATATTGAAATAGCACATAAAGCAGCTATTCGTGGTGCTAATTATCAATTTGAATCTACCATTAAAGCACTTAAGTTACCTCAACCTAAAATTCTAATTGCAGATGCTGTAGGATTAGGTAAAACGGTTCAAGTAGGGATATTCCTTGCCGAATTGATAAGACGTGGTAAAGGAAAAAAAGTTTTGGTAGTAACGCCAAAATCTATTTTATCTCAATTTCAGCAAGAAATTTGGGCGCGTTTTGCAATACCTTTGGTTCGTTTAGATAGTCAAGGTATTGCAAAAATCAAAATCGAAATTCCATCTAACAAGAATCCTTTTGATTATTATGACAAAGTAATTGTCTCAATTGATACCCTTAAAAATAACGCCAAGTTTAGGCATTATTTAGAGCGCGTAAAATGGGATGTAGTTGCTATTGATGAATGTCATACTGTTGCAAATGTAGCTTCACAACGTGGTGGATTGGCCAAGTTTTTATCTGAGCGTACAGAAGCTATGGTATTAACCTCTGCAACGCCGCATAATGGTAAACGTGAAAATTTTGCAAATCTTATTGGAATGCTAGACCCAACAGCCATTCCTTTTAATGGCGAGTTTACAAAAGAAGCTATTCAACCTTTATATGTGCGTCGATTTAAAAAGGATGTTGAAGATGAAGTTGGAGACGCCTTTAGGGATCGAGTTACAAGTAAAATTGATTGTCCTCTTAATCGAGATGAAGAGGAAGCACTAAGAATTATTCAGGAATTTAAAAAAGTAGCACAAGAAGACAGTGATGGCGATTATAATTTTGAAGCACTCTTGTTTTCCATAGGACTCTTTAAAGCTTATATGTCTTCGCCAAAAGCTTGTTTAGAAACGGTAATTAAAAGAATTGAAAAAAATATAGATGAAGAAGGTGTTATTGAACATCTTACAGAATTAAGAGTTATCCTTCAGAAAATTGTAGATGAAAAGAGCGATTCTAAATACAATCAGCTCAAATTTAAGTTAGATCAAATGGGTTGGAAAGGTAAAAAGAATGATGAACGTATCATCATTTTTGCCGAACGCCGTGCTACTTTAAATGAGCTTGAAAAAAACTTAACAGAAGACTTTGGATTAAAACCAAAAGCAGTTGTTCAGTTTAATGGAAGTTTGACCGATACACAACAGCAAGATATACTGGAAGATTTTTCAAAAGAGGATAGCGAGATCCGTTTATTCCTAGCTTCAGATGCAGGAAGTCAAGGTGTTAACCTTCACTATTTCTGTAATCAGATGTTTAATTATGATATTCCTTGGTCTATTATCACTTTAGACCAGCGTAATGGACGTATTGACCGTTTTGGTCAAAAACAAACGCCTTTTATATACTATTTGATTTCAGATTCAAAAAGTGAAGACGTGCAAGGCGATATTAGAATTGTAGAAAAATTAAAAGAAAAAGAAGAAGAGGTTCATAAGAGCTTAGGAGATGCCGGTAGTGTAATGGGCTTTTATGACCAGCAGCAAGAAACTAAGTTGGTGGAAAAAGCTATAGCCACTGGTGATGATTCTCTTTTGGATACAAAAAATAAAGATGTAATTGATGACGATTGGCTATCTAGTCTTATGGAAGATACAGCCACGACAAAAGAAGAAATAAAAAAAGACGAAGGTTTTGCTTCTTTCTATCCTGATGACTTTACTTATTACGCCACATTAATTGATGAATTAAAAGCTGAAGATGA carries:
- a CDS encoding helix-turn-helix domain-containing protein, with amino-acid sequence MIGERIRTLREANDILLRQLAAKLDMDQALLSKMERGERSFRKEDIDALAKIFKQSKKELLTLWLADKILKTVGSEKFSKEALRLAIENV
- a CDS encoding SPL family radical SAM protein, with amino-acid sequence MDQLNLFSEEEVKREKLGKTAIEYKAASSILTPASGFMADYDYTLNPYSGCSFGCTYCYAAFFSRNKEKMDGWGDWLTVKENALSLLKKKRKRPLIDKTIYLSSVTDPYQPVEKELELTRSILKELLDFHKVRLVIQTRSALVTRDIDLLQKYETLQVNMTVTTDSEKVRKVFEPFCTGNKQRIKAITEMHNAGIQSCITMTPLLPIENPVQFADDLLATGIKRFIIQPFHKDKGKFVRGTRNEALKILNEFNWSDEEYNRVLSVMREKIPNLGIGKTGFAPI
- a CDS encoding DEAD/DEAH box helicase, with the protein product MNNDTLTQQTKKVTPGIRISLRGEDFIVTNRERDIIDVEGISELVYGQSFKFDLRLEKNYKVIKPEETELKADTSAHYRQTKLFLETTFRNSSHYSEHIEIAHKAAIRGANYQFESTIKALKLPQPKILIADAVGLGKTVQVGIFLAELIRRGKGKKVLVVTPKSILSQFQQEIWARFAIPLVRLDSQGIAKIKIEIPSNKNPFDYYDKVIVSIDTLKNNAKFRHYLERVKWDVVAIDECHTVANVASQRGGLAKFLSERTEAMVLTSATPHNGKRENFANLIGMLDPTAIPFNGEFTKEAIQPLYVRRFKKDVEDEVGDAFRDRVTSKIDCPLNRDEEEALRIIQEFKKVAQEDSDGDYNFEALLFSIGLFKAYMSSPKACLETVIKRIEKNIDEEGVIEHLTELRVILQKIVDEKSDSKYNQLKFKLDQMGWKGKKNDERIIIFAERRATLNELEKNLTEDFGLKPKAVVQFNGSLTDTQQQDILEDFSKEDSEIRLFLASDAGSQGVNLHYFCNQMFNYDIPWSIITLDQRNGRIDRFGQKQTPFIYYLISDSKSEDVQGDIRIVEKLKEKEEEVHKSLGDAGSVMGFYDQQQETKLVEKAIATGDDSLLDTKNKDVIDDDWLSSLMEDTATTKEEIKKDEGFASFYPDDFTYYATLIDELKAEDERLIPRITIDREDKVVEIEQFEELSSKGVLYDMPKEAFPQKNETFNLTTDSEIVERSIIRARKKQNEWPNFQLLYDLNPIAKWMQYKLLAQVDRGKALVARLREPLPKNTAWFVFQGITSNQQGKPMFSKTFVIGKSFDGASVGNLETFNEFLNQFRLNDRLTELETTNEQLDKIKSLLPEAVKRGEQLYKYTLQGGLEDELEEKLESYQEKLESWLTASEAQMELKFGDETSGSFHKKKRQREVNYVKEQMDEFYNEFFQLENEPFLRVLAVFFNA